One Plasmodium knowlesi strain H genome assembly, chromosome: 10 genomic window carries:
- a CDS encoding WD repeat-containing protein, putative produces MENEEYNATSLVEKIVDNKEKGFDNDENAKNEKTKKIHEDNSSLESSLESDSDNSEKFEKLLKNAKVVNISSFDKNEENSGERRSRSYHIDEKHFPMALSFIYNFMLEHEFIESLEVFEKEYIKKFGDDINRLRKGEYENIFTQNELLRNDFLNHEKLTKEVQNSLEEANKKIQKTIKERDYYLMHHKRVLQEKETLKKEIQKQKKEIDKIQNSVDEIKAKYESALKEKMLVVLEKEKRDTKIEGLNKYIEKLKDLLGNDKLDNSSITNVSSMNEKKTNTLQNVVSKQDKNDLEKLAFKREDTPWPNNESSPCEPSENEDKESPNLCVSLLKIQKYFNAHDNAVLGLAYNDKVHLLATGGDDGKWKTWSVTNYELVMASQAHKKWIGDICFNKDGNILCTSGGDSKIKLWDMIKEKCVHTFKNSTGPVWSLSFHCEGNFFASASMDQTIRIFDINSLRQRQILRGHVDSVNSVNFHPTYRTLVSASVDKTVSIWDMRSGLCENTFYGHQFPCNYSNFNADANWVYSCDSGGVVKIWDIRANRCFINIDAGPSSANKCPMDKHNKYLFIASEDHTIKIFDVLEKKFVRALKHEFPIKNIILENDKLFCSMSNGDVCTWEQGADKF; encoded by the exons atggaaaacgAAGAATACAATGCAACATCCCTAGTAGAAAAAATAGTAGAtaacaaagaaaaaggctTTGATAATGACGAGAAtgcgaaaaatgaaaaaactaaaaaaatacatgaagATAATTCAAGTTTAGAATCAAGTCTAGAATCTGACAGTGATAATTcagaaaaatttgaaaagttACTAAAAAATGCTAAAGTAGTTAATATTTCGAGTTtcgataaaaatgaagaaaattcag gggaaagaagatcAAGAAGTTATCATATTGATGAAAAACACTTTCCTATGGCCCTGTCTTTCATTTATAACTTCATGCTTGAACATGAATTTATAGAATCACTTGAAGTCTTTGAG AAGGaatacattaaaaaatttggcgACGACATCAACAGGTtgagaaaaggggaatacgAAAACATATTTACACAAAATGAGCTTTTACGAAACGATTTTTTGAACcatgaaaaattaacaaaagaaGTTCAAAATTCTTTGGAAGAAGCAAA taaaaaaattcaaaagacaataaaagaaagagatTACTACTTAATGCACCATAAACGAGTTCtacaggaaaaggaaacttTAAAAA aggaaatacaaaaacaaaaaaaggaaatagacAAAATTCAAAATTCTGTAGATGAAATAAAAGCCAAATACGAA TCTGctcttaaagaaaaaatgttagtTGTtctggaaaaggaaaaacgggACACGAAAATCGAAggattaaataaatatatagagAAGCTAAAAGATTTGCTAGGAAATGACAAATTAGATAATTCTTCAATAACTAATGTTTCGTCaatgaatgagaagaaaacaaacaCATTGCAAAACGTTGTGTCAAAACAGGATAAAAACGATTTAGAGAAACTAGCTTTCAAAAGAGAAGACACCCCTTGGCCTAACAATGAAAGTTCACCTTGTGAACCTagtgaaaatgaagataaaGAAAGTCCAAATTTATGTGTTTCCTTATTAAAGattcaaaaatattttaatgcTCATGATAATGCAGTATTAGGTCTTGCATACAACGACAAAGTTCATTTGTTAGCAACTGGAGGAGATgatggaaaatggaaaacatgGAGCGTAACTAATTATGAATTAGTCATGGCTTCACAAGCtcacaaaaaatggatagGCGATATTTGCTTTAATAAGGACGGCAACATCTTGTGTACTTCTGGTGGAgattcaaaaataaaattgtggGATATGATTAAGGAAAAATGCGTTCacacttttaaaaattcaaccGGACCTGTTTGGAGTTTGTCCTTCCATTGTGAAG GAAACTTTTTTGCGTCCGCATCCATGGATCAGACGATTAGAATATTCGACATAAATAGCTTAAGACAAAGGCAAATTTTAAGGGGGCACGTGGACAGTGTAAATTCTGTAAACTTTCACCCAACGTATAGAACCCTCGTTAGTGCATCTGTTGATAAAACG GTATCGATTTGGGATATGCGAAGTGGCCTGTGCGAAAACACCTTCTATGGACATCAATTCCCGTGCAACTATTCTAACTTCAATGCAGAT GCAAATTGGGTATATTCTTGTGACTCTGGCGGTGTTGTTAAAATTTGGGACATCCGAGCCAACAGATGCTTCATAAACATAGACGCAG GACCATCAAGTGCAAACAAATGTCCAATGGACAAGCATAACAAATACTTGTTTATAGCCTCAGAAGACCACAcgataaaaat ATTTGACGTTTTAGAAAAGAAGTTCGTTCGGGCGTTAAAGCATGAATTCCCAATAAAG AATATTATActggaaaatgataaattgTTCTGTTCCATGTCTAATGGAGATGTTTGTACTTGGGAACAAGGGGCGGATAAATTTTGA
- a CDS encoding peptidyl-prolyl cis-trans isomerase, putative codes for MIESDPGRDEEEEGRKSEAHSSDGESSDASFGPAPLEASSPHEEAAQEEEQEEEDGTSDEDAEMTAQPGPRAPGKRQSNPVTRGTKKKRINNDIYLKNLPTNKNYQVSYMHTDVVTHVLVSNKKKYIITGSANGVVKFWYKNVGSIEFVKHFKIHLNEIICLFLSEDEEVMGSLSKDKTYKQFDVSSFDMNIIIKLDFSPQTGEFVYSSLFSPSVKVAISSSEKACIYIYKPLESDVCTQVINFSSNVIEIIKYNKEYDLCVLSDNSGLIDIVDVDTFHFPKGSTHRGGKGHHARGRPNRDSQSEDDYDDNDDDGGDAPRYRKGYHLTKKQLSFSFKSETDLYELCKYKTYALCVSISPDGEFMAIMSENYFLLIYKFATMKLYRVYDESTEMYLTAQNDPLKKDLHIDSLDFGKRLFIEKEIKKHIKSKNIKLNMMIFDESNQYIIYSTFIGIKVVNFVSNQLCYIIGKNEMNLRYLSLGLYQKIISANKTRANIHESLYINDENISDCALFCTVYKKARFYVFTKKTISEQELDDRDIYNEQPSKNDLDSFFSSPIKKVEGNNRTYKSAIIYTTLGEIHIALFHKECKKTVENFSIHSTNGYYNNCIFHRVIKNFMIQTGDPLGDGTGGESIWGKEFEDEFFDHLNHSKPFMVSMANCGPNTNGSQFFITTVPCPWLDFKHTVFGKVTQGTKVVLDIEKVRTDKRDKPLEDIKILNIKMCH; via the coding sequence atgataGAAAGTGACCCAGGCagagatgaagaagaagaggggaGGAAGAGCGAGGCGCATTCATCGGATGGCGAATCCAGCGACGCCAGTTTTGGCCCCGCCCCGTTGGAGGCCTCCAGTCCTCATGAAGAGGCGGcacaggaagaagaacaagaagaggaagatggaACTTCGGATGAGGACGCTGAAATGACGGCGCAGCCAGGCCCACGTGCGCCAGGCAAGAGACAAAGCAACCCGGTAACCAGGGGCacgaagaaaaaacgaataaaCAACGACATATACTTAAAGAACCTACCAACGAACAAGAACTACCAAGTGAGCTACATGCACACTGACGTGGTGACACATGTCCTTGTcagcaataaaaaaaaatacataataACTGGAAGCGCAAATGGAGTAGTAAAATTCTGGTACAAAAATGTGGGCTCCATAGAATTTGTAaagcattttaaaattcatttgaatgaaattatttgtttattcctTTCGGAAGATGAGGAAGTGATGGGTAGTTTATCCAAAGATAAGACGTACAAACAATTTGATGTGAGTAGTTTCGACATGAACATTATAATAAAGTTAGACTTCTCTCCTCAGACGGGAGAATTTGTGTATTCCTCTCTCTTCTCTCCATCAGTGAAAGTAGCCATTTCGTCTAGCGAAAAGgcgtgcatatatatttacaagCCTTTAGAGAGTGATGTCTGTACACAGGTAATAAACTTTAGTTCCAATGTGATAGAAATTATTAAGTACAACAAGGAGTATGATTTGTGTGTGCTTAGCGATAATAGTGGTCTCATTGACATAGTGGATGTCGACACTTTTCACTTTCCCAAGGGAAGTACACatagggggggtaagggcCATCACGCAAGGGGTAGACCCAATCGGGATAGCCAGAGCGAAGATGATTatgatgataatgatgatgatggtggtGACGCCCCCCGATATAGAAAAGGGTACCATTTGACGAAGAAGCAActgagtttttccttcaaaagTGAAACAGACCTATACGAACTGTGCAAATACAAAACGTACGCACTATGTGTGAGCATAAGCCCCGATGGAGAGTTCATGGCGATCATGTCGGAAAATTACTTTCTGCTTATCTACAAATTTGCCACCATGAAGTTGTACAGAGTGTACGATGAAAGTACAGAGATGTATTTAACTGCCCAAAACGACCCCCTGAAAAAGGACCTACACATTGATAGCCTAGATTTTGGAAAAAGACTCTTCatagagaaggaaataaaaaaacacattaaaagtaaaaacatCAAATTAAATATGATGATATTTGATGAATCCAATCAATACATTATTTATTCGACCTTTATCGGAATTAAGGTCGTCAATTTTGTTAGTAACCAATTGTGCTACATCATTgggaaaaacgaaatgaatCTGAGGTACCTGTCCCTTGGGCTTTATCAAAAAATTATCTCAGCAAATAAAACTAGGGCAAATATTCACGAGTCACTCTACAtcaatgatgaaaatatctCCGACTGTGCTCTTTTCTGCACGGTGTACAAAAAGGCGCGCTTCTACGTCTTCACCAAAAAGACCATATCAGAACAGGAACTGGACGATAGAGATATTTACAACGAACAACCAAGCAAAAATGATTTggactcttttttttcttcacctatTAAAAAGGTAGAAGGTAACAACAGGACGTATAAAAGTGCAATAATTTATACAACCCTTGGAGAAATACACATTGCTCTCTTTCACAAagaatgcaaaaaaacagttgaaaatttttctattCATTCTACAAATGGATACTACAATAACTGCATATTCCATCGTGTTATCAAAAATTTTATGATACAAACTGGAGACCCCTTGGGAGATGGAACTGGTGGGGAAAGCATTTGGGGCAAGGAATTTGAGGACGAATTTTTTGACCATCTGAATCACTCTAAACCCTTTATGGTGTCCATGGCAAACTGTGGGCCCAATACCAATGGCTCCCAGTTTTTTATAACCACTGTTCCGTGCCCTTGGCTTGACTTCAAACACACTGTATTTGGAAAAGTCACCCAGGGGACCAAAGTTGTCTTAGACATAGAGAAAGTGCGCACAGACAAAAGGGACAAGCCCCTCGAGGATATCAAAATTTTGAACATCAAAATGTGCCATTAG
- a CDS encoding PDCD2 domain-containing protein, putative, with protein MYIGVLSKKIDSKFDLKNDSKFGGAPVWLYGKEPTNFNLKCPTCKKDLTFLFQLSTSYNEYVRILYLFCCLNSGKCNVNRNSWICIKGKKKLFQNVGDDEVCPEVGVSSGCAKDEMCHNGRGNSNDPQKGVFSNYNRTNRREPIFDFSNENIKKEDSLTEGVSFMQEKLIDWKSLFSNKATEQKRNNSLFGNAISATFSGVNQKTRHNHSPDVGNNPQASEPTRGDELLGLSQRRQNEEKFIGEDTSYKLPTFYISLIEDDGDDCGQGDYLYEKAKKMHETYEQRNKENTEEDTDLAIGNGHDLDDIGEIELFENDFNGCVKFYSYLSKNYNQILRYSYNGKFLYMYKCTKKYIKERTMTCVHCGSKLLFEMQFFSTFVYQIEKKLEEEKDNLSGNLLNNFNVGNVIIFTCERDCVTVDDMYSYEHVELEVF; from the coding sequence ATGTACATTGGAGTACTATCAAAGAAAATTGACTCCAAATTTGACTTGAAGAATGACTCCAAATTTGGTGGTGCCCCCGTGTGGTTATATGGGAAAGAACCAACAAACTTCAATTTGAAGTGTCCAACATGCAAAAAAGACttaacctttttatttcaattATCAACGTCCTATAATGAGTACGTAAGAATTCTTTACTTGTTCTGTTGCCTGAACAGTGGGAAGTGTAATGTGAACAGGAACAGTTGGATATGcattaagggaaaaaaaaaactatttcaAAATGTGGGCGATGATGAAGTTTGTCCAGAGGTAGGGGTAAGCAGCGGCTGTGCCAAAGATGAAATGTGTCACAATGGAAGAGGAAATTCAAATGATCCCCAGAAAGGAGTTTTCTCCAATTATAACAGAACAAATAGGAGAGAACCCATTTTTGATTTCTCAaacgaaaatataaaaaaagaagactcTCTCACAGAAGGTGTAAGTTTTATGCAGGAAAAATTAATCGATTGGAAATCCTTATTTTCGAACAAGGCTACCGaacagaaaaggaacaactCATTATTTGGTAACGCCATTAGTGCAACCTTTAGTGGTGTAAATCAAAAGACAAGACATAACCATTCACCTGACGTAGGTAATAATCCCCAAGCAAGTGAACCTACCAGGGGAGACGAACTTCTTGGACTGTCACAAAGGAGGCAGAATGAGGAGAAGTTTATCGGAGAAGACACAAGTTATAAACTACCcactttttacatttccctCATTGAAGACGATGGAGATGATTGTGGACAGGGAGACTACCTCTATGAAAAGGCGAAGAAAATGCATGAAACGTATGAACAACGAAATAAGGAAAACACAGAAGAGGACACAGATTTGGCCATAGGAAATGGTCACGATCTGGATGACATTGGAGAGATCGAACTTTTTGAAAATGATTTTAACGGATGTGTAAAGTTTTATTCCTACTTAAGTAAAAATTACAATCAAATATTAAGGTATTCTTATAATGggaaatttttatatatgtacaaatgtacaaagAAATACATCAAGGAACGGACAATGACATGTGTACACTGTGGGAGCAAGCTTCTCTTCGAAATGCAgttcttttccacttttgtctatcaaatagagaaaaaacttgaagaagaaaaggataacCTTTCAGGAAATTTGTTAAACAATTTCAACGTGGGAAATGTCATCATATTCACATGTGAACGGGATTGTGTTACGGTGGACGATATGTATTCATATGAGCACGTCGAGTTGGAAGTCTTTTAG
- a CDS encoding topoisomerase I, putative, which yields MEKSEHHNMDDKSTSDDDILIENIKKKNRCIKLKDSKQINEEKKEDTKSRKVVKSNSRTILKKETSTVIRKTKSKTSAKESKEAPLNECKLVKRGKGATNTGDGVKENSTISNKKTDKKKTLVKKRKSSVKGKKDTDGKTTGAKVVKKRESKVKKETNKRPKKIIKKTEENFEPINRWWEKIDHQTDIQWHYLEHRGLIFSPPYVQHHIPIFYKSIKLELNEKAEELATYWCSVIGSDYCTKEKFILNFFRTFICTLEKDNIIRQENENKLKKGDISNFQFIDFMPIKDHLVKLREEKLNRTKEEKEEEKKLRSEKELPHTYALVDWIREKISSNKAEPPGLFRGRGEHPKQGLLKKRIFPEDVVINISKDAPVPRLYGDMCGHSWGDIYHDNKVTWLAYYKDSINDQLKYTFLSAQSKFKGYKDFLKYENARKLKSCVHKIREDYKHKMKSKNILEKQLGTAVYLIDFLALRVGGEKDIDEEADTVGCCSLRVEHVSFSHEVPIKNECLRGENAKGGKMKGEKSKVKNTKEETTKGEFTNGESATNESDKKDSNKLPLPKNLNDIEEDHCYITLDFLGKDSIRYFNTVLLNKQAYINMIIFCKNKHKDEGVFDQINCSKLNDYLKEIMPTLSAKVFRTYNASITLDQQLKRIKEIRGKPTDPLLAYYDDFPKKKKRKLENLTSSTSILSDTSDSTEKEKSGDEENNKNNGDNASGNNALGNNSAASPSRSNTNSLGGVHASEKNTPIEVDVSNVNELINFFNNANREVAILCNHQRSVPKQHDTAMSKIKKQIEIYSEDIKEYKKYLQYLKKGTKEESFTFVSKVVALDGSLRPNKVKENMKEESCKKKLIALIKKVEQLKHQMKVRDDNKTIALGTSKINYMDPRITVAFCKRFEIPIEKIFNRSLRLKFPWAMFVTKNFTF from the coding sequence ATGGAGAAGAGCGAACATCACAATATGGATGATAAGAGCACATCCGATGATGACATATTGATTGAAAacattaagaaaaaaaaccgCTGCATCAAATTAAAGGACTCgaaacaaataaatgaagaaaaaaaggaggatacGAAATCGAGGAAGGTTGTGAAGAGCAATAGTAGgacaattttgaagaaagaGACAAGCACCGTTATTCGAAAGACCAAGTCGAAAACGAGTGCGAAGGAAAGCAAAGAGGCTCCCCTAAATGAGTGTAAACTGGTGAAAAGAGGTAAGGGGGCTACCAACACGGGGGATGGAGTTAAGGAAAACTCCACTATTAGCAATAAAAagacagataaaaaaaaaaccctggtgaaaaaaagaaaatcaagtgtaaaggggaaaaaagacacTGATGGGAAGACCACAGGCGccaaagttgtaaaaaagagagaaagcAAAGTcaagaaagaaacaaataaaagaccgaaaaaaataattaagaaaacagaagaaaatttcgAACCCATAAATAGATGGTGGGAAAAGATAGATCATCAAACTGATATTCAGTGGCATTACTTAGAGCATCGGggtcttattttttcccccccatacGTACAACACCatattccaattttttataaaagcaTCAAATTAGagttaaatgaaaaagcaGAGGAGTTAGCTACCTACTGGTGCAGCGTAATAGGCAGTGATTACTGTACCAAGGAAAAGTTCatcttaaatttttttagaacatTCATATGTACCTTAGAAAAGGATAACATAATAAgacaagaaaatgaaaacaaattgaaaaaaggagatatatCCAACTTTCAATTTATCGATTTCATGCCAATCAAAGATCACTTAGTTAAGctaagagaagaaaaacttAATAGaacgaaagaagaaaaagaggaggaaaaaaaattgagatCAGAAAAAGAACTACCACATACGTACGCCTTGGTGGATTGGATTCGTGAAAAAATTTCGAGCAACAAAGCTGAACCGCCTGGTCTATTTAGAGGTAGAGGAGAACACCCAAAGCAGGGGTtgctgaaaaaaagaatattccCAGAAGATGTCGTGATAAATATAAGCAAAGATGCCCCTGTCCCTCGATTGTATGGCGACATGTGTGGTCACAGTTGGGGAGACATATACCATGACAATAAAGTAACATGGCTAGCATACTACAAGGACAGTATAAATGATCAGTTAaagtatacatttttatcgGCCCAATCAAAATTTAAAGGTTATAAGGATTTTCTCAAGTACGAAAATGCAAGGAAGCTAAAATCATGTGTTCATAAAATTAGGGAAGATTATAAGCATAAAATgaagagcaaaaatatcctagAGAAGCAGTTAGGCACGGCTGTATATTTGATAGACTTTTTGGCCTTAAGagtggggggggagaaagacATAGATGAGGAAGCAGATACGGTTGGCTGCTGCAGTTTGCGAGTGGAGCACGTTAGCTTTTCCCACGAGGTGCCCATTAAGAATGAATGTTTGCGAGGGGAAAATGCCAAGGGAGGGAAgatgaagggggaaaagagcAAGGTGAAAAACACCAAGGAAGAAACCACCAAGGGGGAATTCACCAACGGGGAATCGGCCACAAACGAAAGTGACAAGAAAGACAGCAACAAACTGCCGCTACCGAAAAATTTAAACGACATAGAGGAAGACCACTGCTATATAACTCTTGATTTTTTAGGAAAAGATAGCATTCGCTATTTTAACACTGTATTGCTGAACAAGCAAGCATACATAAACATGataatattttgcaaaaacaaACACAAAGATGAAGGGGTCTTTGATCAAATTAACTGCTCAAAGTTAAATgattatttaaaagaaattatgcCAACGTTGTCAGCAAAGGTTTTCCGTACGTACAATGCATCCATTACCCTAGATCAGCAACTGAAAAGGATAAAAGAAATTCGGGGTAAACCAACGGACCCCTTGCTCGCATATTATGATGATTttccaaagaagaaaaagaggaagctTGAGAACTTAACTTCCTCAACCAGCATTCTGAGCGATACAAGTGACTCCacggaaaaggagaaaagcgGAGATGAGGAGAACAACAAGAACAATGGCGATAATGCGTCTGGGAACAACGCCCTTGGCAATAACAGTGCAGCATCCCCAAGTAGAAGTAACACCAACTCCTTGGGAGGCGTCCACGCTAGTGAAAAAAACACGCCCATAGAAGTAGACGTTTCAAATGTGAACGAACTCATCAACTTTTTCAACAACGCCAACAGAGAAGTTGCAATTCTGTGTAACCATCAGAGAAGTGTCCCAAAGCAGCACGACACAGCCATGTccaaaataaagaagcaaATAGAAATTTACAGCGAAGATATaaaggaatataaaaaatatctaCAGTACCTGAAAAAGGGAACGAAGGAGGAAAGCTTCACCTTTGTGTCCAAGGTTGTTGCGTTAGATGGATCGTTAAGACCCaacaaagtgaaggaaaatatgaaggaGGAGTCTTGCAAGAAGAAACTAATTGCGCTCATTAAGAAAGTGGAGCAGTTAAAACACCAAATGAAGGTACGTGATGACAACAAAACAATTGCCCTTGGAACTtctaaaataaattatatggATCCGAGAATAACTGTCGCCTTCTGCAAAAGGTTTGAAATACCGATagagaaaatatttaataGGAGCTTAAGGCTTAAATTTCCCTGGGCAATGTTCGTGACGAAAAATTTTACCTTTTAA